The Manihot esculenta cultivar AM560-2 chromosome 17, M.esculenta_v8, whole genome shotgun sequence genome contains the following window.
aagaaaatggaaagttggagaaaaagtgcagaaaaaaactggaaaagtgattgggtcaaagcgatttggccaaatcacctgcCCAAATCAAGCAAAGGAAGCAGAGACAGGAAGCTAAGGCAGAAACCTGGAAGTGACTTCACAGAAACAatttgggcaagcgatttgcTCAAATCACCCACCCAAATCACATTGGCACAGAGGcggacagcagagcgggaaaaagagaaaaattatagaTTCAAAAAGCAGTGAATTCCTACCATACTTTAAACTCTTCAAGACCAGTTCCAACTCAATTCTAAGAGCCACAAGAGAGTCTTTCACCCAAGAAATTCCACTCACAAcgaaattcaaagacaaaaggggaaccaaagactacaaagaacaAATCAAATTGGGATTTCCAAGCCCTAATTGAATTGGGATTCTCCACCTATAAAGAGGACAGCAATCAAACCAGCAAAGATCATCTCCCATCTTCGGCAATTCCGCAGAAACACAGCAGGGACTACCGCAGcagcttcttttcttttctttcttcttttcttttgtgattttgtccaccatgagtggctaaacaattctcttttctagttgaagttgaaatttcagatttgtgatgaattgagagatttaaaactccattattaaacccTTATTTAcctttaatatttatgcaacctgatatttctataattattgctttgcttttagaatcaattaaggcctgttgtttTTAATTACTTGAGtaaaatattgtttgaataatttaggtccgtaattgcttaaattgtttaaacATAAGTATAattagttgcataatctaaacttgaccacgcggttggcaaggttagagttgggtttctctaagtcctaatgcagttaacagttgttcgatattaaaagccccaaggacgttccttggcaacttgttaactagagtttgattagcgaacatttcctaattaaactaaaactaaggaggaatttggattgtgagaagtatcttccacgtcctaaactaacttattgaaataaataagagtatcaaaaatatcaatgatcaattctaaacaagctgaattagatccatgcttcaactagaatccttctcccattagaattctcatctttttaaattattgctttctcttgctattaattcatcaaatcaaacccccttcttttaattatttgtccaagtcattattagaaaaatccatagtatcaaatccctgtggttcgaccctattgccactatctacaagttaattgttgattgtttaataggtttattttttacggcttcgacaaccgctatcacttCTTCTAATAAAATTTTGCGCATATATATGGAAGGACTAATTCCTTTTATATCGGCTATAGTCTAGTCGATTgcaccttttttttctttcaagacTCGAATTAACTCCTCTTTCTCATATGGTGCCAGCTTATTGGAGATAATTACTGATAGAGTACTTTTTGCCCCAAGATATGCATACTTGAGGTGAGTAGGCAATGGTTTTAACTCCAACTGTGGGGCCTGCACAACAGATTGTAGAAGTTTAGAATGAGCAGCAGGTAATTCTAAAGTAGAGACATTATGTTTGATTTTATTAGCTTCAAGTTCATGGACAACATCTCCTAGCCTTTCTTGTAGGATGAAATTAACACTTATGACTACCAATTTAGCTTTATTCAGGTGCTCACACATAATAGTTTTTAGTTCATCCTCACCTTGTGACTCAAATACTTGCTGGATTAAAGGTTCGATGACATCCACACCACACACATTACAAAAGTCATTTGGGTATTCATGCTATCAtacacattaaattttataatttttccatCGAATTCCATGGTAAGCGTGCCATCAAAAACATCTATTTTTGTTCTAGCAATTGTCAAGAAAGGTTTACATAATAGAAGGTCAGATGTATTAGAAGACCTATCATCATCCATATGAACTATGTAAAAATCAGCAGAAAACACTAAATTATCAACTTGTAGAAGCACATCCTCTAAAACTCCCTCGGGGTATATGACCAATCTATCAGCCAATTATATCACCGCACCAGTTTTCTTTAAAGGACCAACATTTAAAGACTGATAAATAGACAATCGCATTACATTTATAGATGCACCTAAGTCACACATTGCTTTCTTAATCCCTACTACATTTCCAATTTTGATAGGTATAGTGAACATAACTTGgtccttgcatttagtaggcattttattttgaaaaacagCAAATACCTTTCATCCATACAAACCTTTTGGTAGCCTACCAACTTTCTTTTATTTGTGCATATATCCTTTAAGAACTTCGTATAGCGAGGTACTTATTTAATTGCATCAAGTAAAAGTATATTGACTTCTATCTTAGGAAAtgtctcaagaatctccttctcttctttctcgCATTTGGACTTGGCTAATCTCTCAGGAAAATTAGGTTTAATAAACAGAGGTTTGGATTGCACAGGTGATGAAGCTAATTTGTCTAGTTTGGGTACGGTCATCTTAGTTTCTAGGTCTATATTGCAATTGTGCCCACGACCTACCTGATGAGGATTGTCCTGCAGTTCTTTTCTGGTTCTAAGTATAACAGCACTTGCATTATGCTTGGGATTCACTATTGTCTGAGAGGGTAGCTTACttggattttttattttgttcattGATACTGCAAATTGACTCAATTGTGTTTTCAGGTTGCGAATACTCGTCCGGGTCTCTTGTTGAAACTGTTGAGTCTCCTATTGAAATTGTTGAGTATTAGTTGCCAAACTTTTAATAATATCTTCTAAGGACATACCTGAATTGGATAAAGATGCCTGTTGCTGAAATTGTTTAGGTTAatagttttgaaaattttgttgtTTATAGCTAAAATTTGGGTGGTTTCACCATCTTAGGTTATATGTATTTGAGAAAAGATCGTGCTTTCTTTGTGGAAGACCTGGGAACCTGTTGACAACATCCACATGTTGGTCATCTTCTTGAAGTGACGGGCACATATCAGTGGGATGACCAGTATTAGCACAAATTCCACAAGCCTTGGCCTGTTGTGCCTTCTCTGCAATAAGATTTTCAACTAAAATGGTTAGATGGGAAAGTCTAGATTCAACAGAAAGATTACTTACCTCGTAAACCCTCCTATGAAAGTCTTATACAGGTACAAATTGCTGTGAATTTGCTGCCATTGTGGATATCAATTCCCTAGCCTTTCGGGGTGTTCTTTTGCGTATCGCGCCTCCACTTGCAACATCTATCATACATCTTTCCATGGTTGTGAGTCTGTCATAAAAATGGAGTATAAGTTGtttatctgaaatgtcatgCCTAGGACAGCTTGCACATAGGCGTTTTAATCTCTCCCAATAGTCATGGAGAGTTTCTGTTTTCTTTTGCTTGATTCCCAATATTTCCCTTCTAATTGCAGAGGGAAAGAATCGgtccaaaaataattttattatttctccTCATGTCATGACTGAACCTGGAGGTAGGTAGTACAACCAATCTTTTGCATTATCAGCtagaaagaaaggaaaagcCCTTAGCTTAATTTGTTCATCTGTAATTCCTTGTGGTCTCATGCTAGAGTATACCATATGGAATTCTTTCAAATGTCTATGAGGATCTTCCCTTGCAATTCCCCTAAAGGTAGGGAGGAGATGAATTAATCTTGACTTTAGCTCAAATGGTGCATTTAGTGCAAGATAGTTGATGCAAAGGGGTTAAGGGTCATCAGCATTGTCAACATCCTGTATTGCTTTCTCTTCAACCATTTTCTCTTCCATGTCAAATTCACTAGAAGTATCGTCCGAGTTAGATATTGTTTCCTCCGTGCCCACGACCTGTTCGTTGATAGCAATATGTTCTTCAACTGTGTTCTCCTCTTCAACGGCAGCAACCTGTGCTTCAATAGTGACTTGTTCCTCAACAACAATTTGTACCTAATCGTTGGATGATGAAAGGTCTTTGTTTTGCTGTTTGGCCTCTTTTCTCAGCTTTCTTGCGGTTCTCTTAATTTCTGGATTGAACTCGAGTTTGCTTGCAAGATTAGAACGTGTCAttcaaaagaaattaataaaaataatttagaatcAGTTTCCGCAAAGGCGCCAAAATTTGATGGGCGTCGAAACCACCAAAATAAATTTTCTGCTTAGAACAAAACTTGTGATAATGGTAAGTAGGGTCGATCCCACAAAGACtgataagtaaattaattctattgaataaacaagatatataaataaaataaaataaaatgggagAGGTTTTGAATGTAGAGaagtgaaataaataaaactaattcaAAGAAATAAGCAATTAAATGTAAGAGAAATAGTAAGATGAGAAATATTCAGTCAAAGAAATAATTTTAGGTACAGCTTTATTGGTTGATCACAGATATAAAAATAAtccaaaattaattattgataaaccAGTTATAGATATCGAAGACGCTTCAGATATCTAATCCTTTCTTAGATTTTAGATTAGTTAAGAGACGCTCGTTAACTAGTTCTACCTCTTGGACAACTATGGGAGACGCTCCTTGAATTTAATCCaattacaatattaaaatttagaaggATCTTATTCTAACTAACAAATATGAAACGCTCGGttcatttaagttagattatatTGTTCTTTAAAAGGGTCTTACACAACCTAATTCACTACTTGTTTCAAATTAAACTAAACAATTACATATTTAATCAATCTGAATGACAGTATATTATTCTAATAACTGTGTAACGGGCCCTTATTGCAATAATcaatagaataataataaacactagtaacagaaataatataaatatcaagAACAATTAAAGAAATAATAGAATCACATAAACCTCATAACTAATTGAACTGAAACCTTAATTATCATTTAACTGAAATAAGAAACTTAGGCACATATGTTCATGGCTGAAACACCACAATGAGAATAGTGTTTTCAGTcttataaactaattaaaacTGAGAGATGAGATGGAATGTCAGATATATCAGAATGTCCTCTTTTTATTATGTTAAGAGTTCTaacttaatttaaatataagtaACTAAAATCAAAGTTGAACATATCTTAACAGATGAGAGTTATCTGTTTGTTTTTTGGATTTGAAACTGAATTCGTTATGTCCATCACATAATCCATAACATAGTTTGTTTGGAAATTAGAATTTAAGTATGATTCTGTTTTCTATCtttctataaatttaattgtGTCCATGTTTAATTTCAGAATATAGaattcaaattgaatttttctcttattattctCCGATCCTTATTTAATTTATccaaatatcaaaatttaaataaattaatttattttaaaaaaaattaaatttaatatctaaatattttaaaacattaaaactacAAAACGTGTTAATTATTAAGGTACTCAGGCCATTGATGTGAAATCAAACAGCTCTTTCCGGTCCAACATTTTTAGTGTGCTCAGCGTCATTATAACCAAACACATTCTTATCATCTTTCATAATCTTATTTCTCTCTTGAAGAGACAAAGCAAAAAATTTCCTTGATGCATTAAGAAACTTTTCGCGCTTTTCCGGTGACACCCCATGATTTATAATCCCTGCATACGTCGCCTACCGGCTTAACAAGACCCTCAAGTGCTCGAGAGTGATCTGGGATGgctatctatttttttttttttaatagtaaagtAAATATgatgtaataaataaaaatttatattatttatgattagccttttagttttttatattttttatgattaatatatattaaatttaatttttaatgttttaatactCTGCCGATATCAGAGCTTTGGTAGCGTCTCGGACTCGCTCAAATACGCATTCCATACGCTAGCAGACGAAGCAAAACCATTACCGTTTAAAATTTGTAGTTTTCTTTATATGATCCATCCCATCACACCATCAaagaaaatatgatttttttaatatatttttttctaataaaaaatatataaagcataaaatatttaagagaatcaaaatttaaattaaaaaaaaaaaaaaaaacgttatTTATAAAACGTCACCCCAAATAAAGCCAACACATTTATTTGCAGAAAGATACATGGAAGCCATTTGAAATATCTAATCTGATGCCTTAAAATGATCGATTTGGACGTTTTCGACTTCTTGTTTCTTATAATCGCTACGATTTCTACTAGCAAAAAACTTTCCCCAGTTGAATTCTTTATAGTTGGGAGGATTTTGATCATTCACCAGCTCCTCCAGTGGCTTAATTTGGACATAGTGGGctgggaaaaagaaaaatggcATTGAAAACCTTTCCTTCTCCGAGTTCACCACCACCCTGTGCTCTGCACTCCAGTACAGATCATTGCTCCACACCTGTAAATCAAGCTTCCATTAAACAAAACACAACCTAAACCAACCAAGGACTAATGGGTAATCAAAATTAAGGACTAAATTGTTACTTAAAGTTCAATCAAGGACTGAATTATAGATTTTGTTATACTTAGACTTGGTTGTAATGCATATAATACCTGCATGCAGTTGCCGATGTTGATGATGAAGGCATCTGGTATTGGCTTGACCGGAATCCACTCGCCGTTTGATCTCAAGGCAATTTCCAGTCCTCCAACTTCATCTTGAGCGAGGACTGTTAAGGCACCACCATCTTTGTGTCGACCCACACCAAGTGCTAGATGTGGAGCAGGGCATGGAGGATAGTAATTGAGCCTAGCAAAGCTGATTTGGTCCTTGAAGTAGCCATTCAACCGATCAGCTGGCAAGCCTAGGCTCAGAGAAATAAATTCAAGCAACTTGAAGGCTAGTTTTTCAACCTGCTTTGTGTATTCTCGGCATATCTCCCTGATCATCACAATTGAAAATTAGTTCCGAGTGTTGAATTGAATACCATAACATGAAAAATTTGCAATCAATACCTGAATTCAGAAGGGTTCTGAGGCCATTGATTGGTCAAAGTCCTTAGCTCTTCATCATCAGGATCAGCAGAAGCAGGGATTAAAGTTGGGTCCAATACCAAGTAATCAAAAACCTCTTTCCAATCCCTAACATTTTTTGTATGTTCACAATCATAATACCCCATAGGATCGACCTCGTTTCGCATCACtttccttttctcttccaatggCAGATGAAAGAATCCTTTTGCAACCTTCTCAGTGTTCTGACGCAGCTCCAGTGGCACTCCATGATTAATCACTTGAAAAAACCCATATTTCTTGCATGCATCTCCAATCTTTGAAATGAGTTGTTGGGTTTCAGTTGGGGTTGAAACTGAGAGATCAATAACTGGGATTTGTTCGATTTCAACGCCTCTGAAGTTAGGCCTATGTTCAAGGTCTTGAACGAAAGATGAATCAATGTCTCCCATGGCTTCAAAAAAATTGCAGAGAATGAAATGAGTGGGTACTACTTAATTAACAAAAAGGGAATATACAGGATGTGATGATCAATAATGGGGTTAAGGTTTTAATCATATTCAATGAATATGGACAGTTTtcttacaaaaaaataaaaaaggaaaaatttgaGGATTAGGTATTTGGGTAGGTGGTGGATGGACCATACGGAAATGGAAGCTTCTATCTTGAGGGACTCCACTCGTGCCCCCAGTTTAATTTTAGGCATAACAACGGAAAGCCCGGAAA
Protein-coding sequences here:
- the LOC110604403 gene encoding protein DMR6-LIKE OXYGENASE 1, which encodes MGDIDSSFVQDLEHRPNFRGVEIEQIPVIDLSVSTPTETQQLISKIGDACKKYGFFQVINHGVPLELRQNTEKVAKGFFHLPLEEKRKVMRNEVDPMGYYDCEHTKNVRDWKEVFDYLVLDPTLIPASADPDDEELRTLTNQWPQNPSEFREICREYTKQVEKLAFKLLEFISLSLGLPADRLNGYFKDQISFARLNYYPPCPAPHLALGVGRHKDGGALTVLAQDEVGGLEIALRSNGEWIPVKPIPDAFIINIGNCMQVWSNDLYWSAEHRVVVNSEKERFSMPFFFFPAHYVQIKPLEELVNDQNPPNYKEFNWGKFFASRNRSDYKKQEVENVQIDHFKASD